The DNA window TCGATCGTCGCGGTCATGCCGAGCAATACGCGCGGATCGTTCGGCAGGCTCACCCGAACCGCAAATGTGCGCGACTGCTGGTCGGCGCTGCCGGAAACCTCCCGCACCTTGCCGTCGAGTACCAGCCCGTCATCCGCCCAGAAACTGGCCTTGACCGTCTTGCCGGGCTTGAAGTCGGCAATGTCGTTTTCCGGAACCGCGATCTGAACTTCCTTCTCGCCATCGACGGCAACCGTGACGACGGGGCTTCCGGAGCCGACGACCTGGCCGATGTCGGCATTGATCGACGTGACAATGCCACTCTGCCCGGCCTTGAGCTCGGTATAGCTCACCTGGTTCTTCGCCTGGTCCAACGCCGAGAGCGCCGCATCGCGCTGCGAGACCGCTTGGTCATGGCTGAGCGCGGCCTGCTCGAGCTGCGACTTCGGAGCGACGCTCTTGTCGAACAGTTGCTCGGCGCGCTTGTTGGCGAGATCGGCGGTTTCGACGCCCCTTTCCGCAGCGGCGAGATTGGCCTCCGCCGTCTTGACAGCGAGCTGGTAATCCGTGGCATCGACCCGGGCGAGAACGTCGCCCGGCATCACCCGGTCGCCGATATCGACGAGCCGCTCGGTGATCTTGCCCGCCACCCGGAATCCGAGATTCATCTCCGTGCGCGCCTTGACCGAACCTGAATAATCAAGCTTGCGGGTATCGTCGGCCCTGGCAATCTCGACGACCTTCACCGGCCGGATAACTTCCTTGACCTCAGCGTTTTCTTCCGAGCAGGCGGAAAGGCCGATGCCGATGGCGCCGACGAGCACGAGGCTCGCGACGGACGGCATGCGATTACTGACGGTCTTCAGCGAAAACATCTTCCGCACTCCTAGATCGTTTCGGGATTTCCGGCGGCCTTTGCCGTCGCTTATTTCTTGAGCGCCCTGATCACGTAATCAATCAGTTCGTCGACGCTTGCGCGGTTGGTTTTAGCAAGACATTGGGCCACCATCTGCGGATGGACGAGATTGATCGTCGCCGCGCCGAAGCAGCGTGAAGCAACGACCGGATCCTGCTCGGCGAATTCCCCGGCTGCGATGCCCTCGGCGATGATCTCGGCGATGAGATCATGGATGCGATCGATATGTTTCTCGATCACATGCCAGTCGCGCTCGATCGCGACGATGATCATCTCGTGCACCTTCATCTCATCGAGCATCAGATCCAGCGTCAGTTGATGCTGGGTTTCGACATAGCGGCGCAACCGCTCGCTGGCGCTGATCGGCTGATGGCGGATGTCGTAGGCGATTTGATAGGCGGTAGCGAGCATGCGCCCGCAAAGCGCCTGATGGATTTCCACCTTCGAAGCGAAGAAACGATAGATATTGGCAGGCGACATGCCGAGATCACGGGCAATGTCGGCCACCGTCGTTTTGCTGTAGCCGTAGTGACGGAACAGCCGCTCGGCCGCGTCCAGAATGCGCGTGACATTCTCCTGCCGCGTAACGTCGATGGTAGTTTCCGCAATGTCGTTCATGAGTTTCGAGGCCTCGAGTTACGACTGACGATTTTTGATTTTCGTCATTCGTAAAATGTCAGACATCATTTGTCAATGCTAGCCGTTAGGCGCAAGCGGCCGAGCGTGATGATTTTGAAGGATGTGACAATGAGCGCGGGCCACGATTGAAAAGTGCCGCGACGCCGAAGCGTGCGGCACCTCGTTGGCGACAGCAGAAAAAATCAGGCGAGCTTAACGTCGAGCGTGATCGGAACGGCGGCGAGCGCTTTGGAAATCGGGCAGCCGGCCTTCGCCTTGTTGGCGAGCTCAGTGAAGGTTGCCTCATCCGCACCCGGGATGCGGCCTGAAAGCGAAAGATGGATGGCGGTGACGGCAAAGCCCCCTTCGACGCTTTCGAGCGTCACCTTGGCGGAGGTTTCCATATGCTCGGCGGTGAAACCGGCTTCGCCGAGGATGAGCGACAGCGCCATGGTGAAGCAGCCGGCATGGGCCGCGCCGATCAGCTCTTCCGGATTGGTGCCAGGGATGCCTTCGAAACGGCTGGCAAAGCCATAGGGATAGTCTGTCAGCGCGCCGCTCTGAGTTGTGATCAGGCCTTTGCCGTCCTTGAGGCCACCGGTCCAATGAGCCGAAGCCGTACGATTGATCTGCATGCCATCCTCCTGTTTTCGGTTGAGCTTTCAGGCAGCGGCGATGGCCGCTCCAAGCCTGTGGGAGATCCAGGTTCGCCTTCCCGACAGGCAATATAACGCTCTATCGGCAGAAGACGACAGGCTTGTAAAAATCCAGTAGGCAGTGCCGCTCAGACGGCATGCTGCAGGACGCTGAGGCCGCCGTCGATCGTCAGGCAGGTTGCGTTCATGAAAGGGCATTCGTCGGAAATCATGAACACCGCCGCCATGGCGATCTCCTCCGGCGATGCGATCCGCCCGCCGGGATGGAGCCTCATCGTTTCGGCCTTGGCCGCTTCGGGATCGGGGAAGCTATTCCAGTAGTCTATCACTTTCTGGGTCGAGACATAGCCCGGCGCCAGAGCATTAACCCGGATATTTCGGGCCGCGTACTCCAGGCCCAGGGATTTCGTCATGCCGAGCAGCGCATGTTTCGCCAGCGGGTAAGGAAAGGTATGCGGGATGATCGTGAAGGCGTGGGTGGAAGTGATATTGAGGATGACGCCGCCGCCGCGCTCGATCAGGCCGGGCAGCACAGCCTTGCAGCAGTTCCAAGCGCCCTTGAGATTGATATCGAAGCAGCGGCTCCACTCCTCGTCCGTCGTCGCAAGCGGTTCGGCAAAGATGTTGACCCCGGCATTGTTGACAAGCGCGTTCAGCGGACCGATCTCCTCATTCGCCTCGGCAACCGCCCGCGTGATCGTTCCGGCATCGGTTATATCGGCCGGCAGATAACCGACCCGGCCGCCGGTGCTTGCCAGCTCTGCGGCGGCCCGCGCCAGCAGCGCCGCATTGCGGTCAACGAGATAGACGGCTGCATGCTCGCTTATGAACGCCTTCGCGATCGCAAGGCCGATACCCTGCGCAGCGCCCGTTATCAGTATGTTCTTGCCCTGCAGGCGGTTGCTCATGATCTTCCCTCCGGTTGAACCGGCAGCGCCGACAGATCGATCGTCACTTTAGCGGAAAGACCCTCACCTGGCGCAAGCGGTTTTAGACCTCCGAACTCAGGCAGGTGATGGCCGTTCGGCAAATGGCTCATCGGTTCGAGGCAGAAAAAATCCGTGCGGTCGAGCCGCATGTATAGCATGAATCGGCAAAGCGCGGCATCGGCTTCCACTGCCGCCTGAATTCCAAGTTCCGGCCAGGCGATGGCTGCCCGCCCATTCCACCCCTCGAAGGCATTATTCATCCAGAGCCGCGGCAGCGGCTTGCCGGACCTGAAGTCGAAATCATCAGGGACCGGGCCAGGTTCACCGGGGAGATGGTCGTGCCGCTCGTTCCAGAAGCGGCCGGCGGCAATCGTCAATCGTGTTTCCGGCGTCCTTACGAAGAAGGGATGCTGACCCAGGCCGAAGGGCAGAGCCGCCTCACCGCGGTTCCTCACAGAAAGCGCCAGCACCAGCCGATTGCCGGCGAGACGGATCTCCTGCCGGGCCAGATAGGTATAGGGCGAGATTGCATCGGCATCACGCGAAAAGCGGAGCTGCACATGCTCAGGGCCTAATTCCTCCGGCTGCCAAAGGCTGATCCAGCCATCGCCGTGCAGATAGAGGGGATCGTGACAATTTCGCTGGAAGGCATAGTCGCGTCCGCCGAAGGACATGGCATTACCTTCCACGCGGTTGCCAAAAGGCACCATGGGAAAACTCGCGACGATTCCGTTTGGGCCGCCGACCGGAACGAGAAAGGGCTTGCCCCGATAGGTTGCGGCGGTGAGGGCGGCGCCCCGGCGGCTGACCCCGACTGACAGATCGCCGTTGCTCAGCTCGACTTCATCTCCACCATGTCCGTTGCTCATCCACGCCGCCCTGCCGCCGAAGACCTCAGATTGTCGAGCAGCACAGCGATCAACAGGATCAACCCGCGCACGACATACTGATAGAAAGCCTGGATATTCAGCAAATTCATAACGTTTTCGGCGATTCCCATGATCAGAACGCCGACAATGACGCCGCTCATCGCCGCCCGGCCTCCGGAAAGCGAAACGCCGCCGAGCACGCAGGCCGAAATCACCGAGAGTTCGAGTCCCGTCGCTGCATTCGGCTGGCCGGAGGTGATGCGCGAGGCAAGCAGGATCCCGGCGATGCCGCAGACGAGGCCCTGCAGCGCAAAGATCCAGATGCGCATGTTGACGACATTGACGCCGGCGAGCCGCGAGGCTTCCGGATTGCCGCCGATCGCCAGCGTGTTCTTGCCGAAGACGGTGCGGTTGAGCACGAAGCCGAAGAAGATGAAAAGGATGAGCATGATCCAGATCGGCGTGGGCACGGTGAGGAAGCGCGACAGAGCAAGCTGGTAGAAGGCCGGATCGTTGATGCCGACGGCGCGGCCATCCGAGGCGATCAGCGCCAGTCCGCGCACGATCTGCATGGTCGCAAGGGTGGTGATCAGCGCGTTGATGCGGAAGCGGGCGATGACGATGCCATTGACGAAGCCAACGATCGCGCCGCACAGCAGAGCGGCCACCAACCCGACCGGAATGGAGCCTGTGGCGTTCGAGACCATCACTGCGGCCATGCCGGAGAAGGCCACGATCGATCCGACCGAAAGATCGAAATCGCGGGAGGCAAGGCAGAACATCATCGTGCAGGCGACGATGCCGATCGTGACGACAGACTGCAGAAGCCCCAGCATGTTCCGCTCGGTCAGGAAGTTCGGAACAAAGAGCGAGACGATCACGAAGGCGGCAGCGAAGATCACCACCAGTCCCTGTTCGCCGAGAAGGATTTTTTTCAACGAGTTCATCGTCCTGTTCCTGATCCTAGATGGTGCCGGCAGCGTTCTTGTCGGGAAGAGCCGCCGTCAGAATGCCGCGCTCGTCGAAATCCGGGCGGGCGACGTCGGTCGCCACCCTGCCCTGGCACATCACCATGATGCGGTCGGATATGCCCATCACTTCGGGCAGTTCGCTCGAGATCACTACGATCGCCATGCCTCCGGCCGCCAGCTCATAAAGAATTTCGTAGATCTCCGACTTCGCTCCGACGTCGATTCCACGCGTCGGCTCGTCGATCACAAGAACCTTGATGTCTTGTTCTGAAAGCCAGCGGCCCAGGATGACCTTCTGCTGGTTGCCGCCTGAAAGATTGATGATGTCCTGCTTGCGTGAGGGCGTCCGCACTCGTAGCCGGGAAATGAATTCATCCGCCAGCGCCGCCTCCTTTTTTAGGTTCAGAATACCAAAGGGCGAGAAATGGCGGCGCGACGAGATGGCTATATTCTCTTCGATCGACCGTCCCTGGACGATGCCATCGGACTTGCGGTCCTCCGGGCAGAGCACCATGCCGGCATCGATCGCCGCTTTCGGATCATTCGGCGAAACGGCGGCGCCATCGATCGTCACCTGGCCCTGATGCCTTTGATCGGCGCCGTAGAGCAGCCGCGCCATCTCACTGCGGCCGGCGCCGATCAGGCCGAAGAAGCCGAGGATCTCGCCCTGGCGGACAGCAAAGCTGATAGGATTGCGCAGCCTTGGTCCGGACAGGTCCTTGACCTCGAGCCTGATGTCGCCGAGAGGGCGTCCGCGCCACCCCCAGATATCGCTGATCTCGCGGCCGACCATCTCCGAGATGATCTGTTCACGTGTCGTCCCGGCAATCTGAGGGTGATGGGCGGCAAGCCTGCCGTCGCGCAGCACGGTCAGACTGTCGCAAAGCCTAAATATCTCGTCGAGACGGTGCGAGACATAGAGAATGACCGTTCCCCTCGCCTTCAGCCTGTCGATAAGCGAAAACAGGATTTCGCTTTCACGCGAGGAAAGAGAGGAGGTCGGCTCATCAAGCGCGATGACCCGCGCTTCGAGCATGACGGCCTTGGCGATCTCGACCATCTGCCGGGCGCCGATTGAAAGCGAGGCGACCTTGGCGGACGGATCGACATCGATGCCGATCTCCTCGAGCTTCGTCCGCACCGTCTCGATCAGGGTTTTGCTAAGGATTACTCCGCCCCTGGCGGGAAAGCGGCCAAGCCAGAGGTTTTCGGCGACGGTCAGCTCAGGAACGAGCTGCAGCTCCTGATGAATGACGATGACCCCGGCATGGAAGGCGTCACGAACCGAGGCATATTTCTGTTCTTCGCCGGCGATGAGAATGCTGCCGGCGTCGGCGGCCTGATCGCCCGACAGCACGCGGATCAGTGTCGATTTACCAGCGCCGTTCTCACCCATCAGGCCGTGCACGGCGCCCTTTTCGACCGTGAACGAGACGCCCGACAGCGCCTGCACGCCGGGATAGCCCTTGGAGATATGTTTGAATTCGAGGAAAGCCATTATCACTCCGCCGAAGGTTCCAGCGGCACGCGTAGGCGGCCGCCGGAAATGCATCATCTTGGCGATTGATCACTCGATGCCAAGTTCCTTCCGGACCTGCTCATAATTGCCGCGCAGCGCCAGGGAACCCGAAGTCAGCGTCAGCTTTTCAGGCTCTTTGCCGTTGGCGATCCAGTCATACATGTTCAGCGCCGTTTCATAACCGTGACGCTTCGGTGAGATGATGACCGTGCCGAAGAAGCCCGTGGCGGATGGCTTCTTGAATTCGTTGATCGCAGATTCCGCGCCGCCGATACCGACTCCGATGACGTTGGCTGCAGGAATGCCGACCGACTCCGAAGCGCGGACGGCGCCGAGGACGGCTTCGTCGTTAAGGCCGAAGGCGACCCAGTATTTCACGTCGGCGTGCTTGTTGAGTACGGTGGTCGCCGCGTTGAGCGCTGCCTCCGTATCCGTCTTCGCCTGCGGCGCATCATAGATGTTCTCGGCCGGAAAACCGGCGGACTTCAGGACCGAGATCGCACCCTCGACGCGGTCGACGGCGGTCGGCAGCTGATCGTAGGAGACCCGGATCGCGCCGACATTCTTCATGTCCCAGC is part of the Rhizobium bangladeshense genome and encodes:
- a CDS encoding OsmC family protein, whose product is MQINRTASAHWTGGLKDGKGLITTQSGALTDYPYGFASRFEGIPGTNPEELIGAAHAGCFTMALSLILGEAGFTAEHMETSAKVTLESVEGGFAVTAIHLSLSGRIPGADEATFTELANKAKAGCPISKALAAVPITLDVKLA
- a CDS encoding TetR family transcriptional regulator, translating into MNDIAETTIDVTRQENVTRILDAAERLFRHYGYSKTTVADIARDLGMSPANIYRFFASKVEIHQALCGRMLATAYQIAYDIRHQPISASERLRRYVETQHQLTLDLMLDEMKVHEMIIVAIERDWHVIEKHIDRIHDLIAEIIAEGIAAGEFAEQDPVVASRCFGAATINLVHPQMVAQCLAKTNRASVDELIDYVIRALKK
- the araG gene encoding L-arabinose ABC transporter ATP-binding protein AraG, giving the protein MAFLEFKHISKGYPGVQALSGVSFTVEKGAVHGLMGENGAGKSTLIRVLSGDQAADAGSILIAGEEQKYASVRDAFHAGVIVIHQELQLVPELTVAENLWLGRFPARGGVILSKTLIETVRTKLEEIGIDVDPSAKVASLSIGARQMVEIAKAVMLEARVIALDEPTSSLSSRESEILFSLIDRLKARGTVILYVSHRLDEIFRLCDSLTVLRDGRLAAHHPQIAGTTREQIISEMVGREISDIWGWRGRPLGDIRLEVKDLSGPRLRNPISFAVRQGEILGFFGLIGAGRSEMARLLYGADQRHQGQVTIDGAAVSPNDPKAAIDAGMVLCPEDRKSDGIVQGRSIEENIAISSRRHFSPFGILNLKKEAALADEFISRLRVRTPSRKQDIINLSGGNQQKVILGRWLSEQDIKVLVIDEPTRGIDVGAKSEIYEILYELAAGGMAIVVISSELPEVMGISDRIMVMCQGRVATDVARPDFDERGILTAALPDKNAAGTI
- a CDS encoding aldose 1-epimerase gives rise to the protein MSNGHGGDEVELSNGDLSVGVSRRGAALTAATYRGKPFLVPVGGPNGIVASFPMVPFGNRVEGNAMSFGGRDYAFQRNCHDPLYLHGDGWISLWQPEELGPEHVQLRFSRDADAISPYTYLARQEIRLAGNRLVLALSVRNRGEAALPFGLGQHPFFVRTPETRLTIAAGRFWNERHDHLPGEPGPVPDDFDFRSGKPLPRLWMNNAFEGWNGRAAIAWPELGIQAAVEADAALCRFMLYMRLDRTDFFCLEPMSHLPNGHHLPEFGGLKPLAPGEGLSAKVTIDLSALPVQPEGRS
- a CDS encoding SDR family oxidoreductase, whose protein sequence is MSNRLQGKNILITGAAQGIGLAIAKAFISEHAAVYLVDRNAALLARAAAELASTGGRVGYLPADITDAGTITRAVAEANEEIGPLNALVNNAGVNIFAEPLATTDEEWSRCFDINLKGAWNCCKAVLPGLIERGGGVILNITSTHAFTIIPHTFPYPLAKHALLGMTKSLGLEYAARNIRVNALAPGYVSTQKVIDYWNSFPDPEAAKAETMRLHPGGRIASPEEIAMAAVFMISDECPFMNATCLTIDGGLSVLQHAV
- a CDS encoding efflux RND transporter periplasmic adaptor subunit, whose amino-acid sequence is MFSLKTVSNRMPSVASLVLVGAIGIGLSACSEENAEVKEVIRPVKVVEIARADDTRKLDYSGSVKARTEMNLGFRVAGKITERLVDIGDRVMPGDVLARVDATDYQLAVKTAEANLAAAERGVETADLANKRAEQLFDKSVAPKSQLEQAALSHDQAVSQRDAALSALDQAKNQVSYTELKAGQSGIVTSINADIGQVVGSGSPVVTVAVDGEKEVQIAVPENDIADFKPGKTVKASFWADDGLVLDGKVREVSGSADQQSRTFAVRVSLPNDPRVLLGMTATIEADVNNGSSYVSIPLSALAEKDGKQMVWTVDRDTATVHGRAIKVADFTGDGVHVTEGLDSGDLIVAAGTQFMSENLKVKVPDQQSALVDTDQTVR
- the araH gene encoding L-arabinose ABC transporter permease AraH, with amino-acid sequence MNSLKKILLGEQGLVVIFAAAFVIVSLFVPNFLTERNMLGLLQSVVTIGIVACTMMFCLASRDFDLSVGSIVAFSGMAAVMVSNATGSIPVGLVAALLCGAIVGFVNGIVIARFRINALITTLATMQIVRGLALIASDGRAVGINDPAFYQLALSRFLTVPTPIWIMLILFIFFGFVLNRTVFGKNTLAIGGNPEASRLAGVNVVNMRIWIFALQGLVCGIAGILLASRITSGQPNAATGLELSVISACVLGGVSLSGGRAAMSGVIVGVLIMGIAENVMNLLNIQAFYQYVVRGLILLIAVLLDNLRSSAAGRRG
- a CDS encoding arabinose ABC transporter substrate-binding protein codes for the protein MRLLKAAILAGTFAVLAAGSAFSADVKIGFIVKQPEEPWFQDEWKFADQAAKERGFTVVKIGAEDGEKVQSAIDNLGAQGAQGFIICTPDVKLGPGIVAKAEANQLKLMTVDDRLVSADGKPLEDVPHMGISATKIGETVGQAIVDEIEKRGWDMKNVGAIRVSYDQLPTAVDRVEGAISVLKSAGFPAENIYDAPQAKTDTEAALNAATTVLNKHADVKYWVAFGLNDEAVLGAVRASESVGIPAANVIGVGIGGAESAINEFKKPSATGFFGTVIISPKRHGYETALNMYDWIANGKEPEKLTLTSGSLALRGNYEQVRKELGIE